Proteins encoded by one window of Sorangium aterium:
- a CDS encoding glycosyl hydrolase family 8, translating to MLTSPVASVWFAVTVIACAPSNQGTQVGSPGPASSATPADSAAPATTASPNGTAQAPAPAEPAPLGPPLKPAAKGAFATGEYRNLFAELGHKPAEIDAKIAKAYEQLFHGDPKEQAVLFPAGKNANGPKAYIMDIGNNDVRSEGMSYGMMIAVQVDRKDDFDALWNWAKSHMYHADPKHPGFGYFSWQMHPDGTAMDENPAPDAEEYFATALLFASNRWGNGKGIYDYKKEAFAILDAMKNRKPITGPVNKDKRKTTLHSLFNTEHKMVRFTPDADNFAKNGDHTDPSYHLPAFYDLWAAWGPEADRAFWAEAAKASRDYFVKTTHPKTGLAPDYANFDGTPKGASWDAGTANFRQDAFRTAINWSVDAAWWAKDPRQTELSDRLLAFFEAQGPKYKGNFTLEGKPTVDYDSLGLVSANAVAALAATHPRAWRFVEELYQREAPTGKWRYYDGMLYTMSLLHLSGKFRIITPQEHAAAPAAGKAPAAGKAPAAAPAAPAKAPAAAPAAAAAKK from the coding sequence ATGCTAACGTCTCCCGTCGCATCGGTATGGTTTGCGGTCACGGTGATCGCCTGCGCGCCCAGCAACCAGGGCACCCAGGTCGGCTCGCCCGGTCCGGCGAGCTCCGCGACTCCGGCCGACAGCGCCGCTCCGGCCACCACCGCGAGCCCGAACGGCACGGCCCAGGCGCCCGCCCCGGCGGAGCCTGCGCCCCTCGGTCCGCCGCTCAAGCCCGCTGCCAAGGGAGCGTTCGCGACGGGTGAGTATCGCAACCTGTTCGCCGAGCTCGGACACAAGCCCGCCGAGATCGACGCCAAGATCGCGAAGGCCTACGAGCAGCTGTTCCACGGCGACCCCAAGGAGCAGGCCGTCCTGTTCCCGGCCGGGAAGAACGCGAACGGCCCCAAGGCGTACATCATGGACATCGGCAACAACGATGTTCGCTCCGAGGGGATGTCGTACGGCATGATGATCGCCGTGCAGGTCGATCGCAAAGACGACTTCGACGCCCTGTGGAACTGGGCCAAGTCCCACATGTACCATGCGGATCCGAAGCACCCCGGCTTCGGTTACTTCTCGTGGCAGATGCACCCGGACGGCACGGCCATGGATGAGAATCCCGCGCCGGACGCGGAGGAGTATTTCGCCACCGCGCTGCTGTTCGCGTCGAACCGCTGGGGGAACGGCAAGGGGATCTACGACTACAAGAAGGAAGCCTTCGCCATCCTCGACGCGATGAAGAACCGGAAGCCGATCACCGGGCCGGTCAACAAGGACAAGCGCAAGACGACGCTGCACTCGCTCTTCAACACAGAGCACAAGATGGTGCGGTTCACGCCCGACGCGGACAACTTCGCGAAGAACGGCGATCACACCGACCCGTCGTATCACCTGCCGGCGTTCTACGATCTCTGGGCGGCCTGGGGCCCCGAGGCGGATCGCGCGTTCTGGGCCGAGGCGGCCAAGGCGAGCCGCGATTACTTCGTCAAGACGACCCACCCGAAGACCGGGCTCGCTCCCGATTATGCCAACTTCGACGGCACCCCCAAGGGCGCCTCGTGGGACGCGGGGACCGCCAACTTCCGTCAGGACGCGTTCCGCACCGCGATCAACTGGTCGGTGGACGCGGCGTGGTGGGCGAAGGATCCACGGCAGACCGAGCTGAGCGATCGCCTCCTCGCGTTCTTCGAGGCGCAGGGCCCCAAGTACAAGGGCAACTTCACCCTCGAGGGCAAGCCCACCGTCGACTACGACTCGCTCGGGCTCGTGTCGGCGAACGCCGTCGCGGCGCTGGCGGCTACCCATCCGCGGGCCTGGCGCTTCGTCGAAGAGCTGTATCAGCGCGAGGCGCCCACCGGCAAGTGGCGGTACTACGACGGCATGCTGTACACGATGTCGCTGCTGCACCTGAGCGGCAAATTCCGCATCATCACGCCGCAGGAGCATGCCGCGGCGCCGGCTGCCGGGAAGGCGCCGGCTGCCGGGAAGGCGCCGGCCGCGGCGCCGGCTGCGCCTGCGAAGGCGCCGGCCGCGGCGCCGGCTGCCGCTGCTGCGAAGAAGTAG
- a CDS encoding TOMM system kinase/cyclase fusion protein — protein sequence MSAVFGERYQLVSALGEGGFGTVFKARQLATGQHVAIKVLRLPKESTAQAQEKRIARFHREMQLCAQLHHPNIVRLMDSGHAEGSVVFSVFEFVPGNNLAEVLEREGQLDPVETRHLMMQILDALACAHAQGVVHRDLKPANIMIVPTGARRNALVLDFGIGGFTHEARHENEARITLTDESVGTPSYAAPEQLRNQPTTPRSDFYAWGLLFLECLAGKRVIEGATVAEVVFKQLSADPIPIPPEIADHPLGDILRRVTAKDPAARDVTAASLLRELEACDVSGLRPDARDRRLGRAAQDAETPVSPSEPGSDGRHQRLVQGERRQITAVCCILSAVGVGSRAADLEELDHVLGLQQEACAELARRFGGHVAGGLGDAVLFYFGYPKAREDDARRAARAALAIASEVARRSAALEAARRLRVDVRIGIHTGLVVARELRDPASAGLGYVVGTTPKLASRLSLLAEPGGILVSNGTERLLRKQLLLEETGIRVTDDSTMPVSAFALRDGASSAALREVPLVGRDREIEALLERWARASDGAGQAVLISGEPGIGKSRLARALEERIGARPHAWIECRCTPDSVHSAFYPIIELLDRMLDPRREAKPEGKVDRLEALLSLYGFELREAVPLFASLLSLPLPKRWTPLDVSPQRKREMTRNAVLSLLFEMAEKEPVALLVEDLHWGDPSTVELLGQLVSEIGSSRLLAIFTARQEFVHPWSPGSLLQIQLGRFGRSEVERMTAQITGGRSLPAEVLDHITRRTDGVPLFVEELVLAMIEAGALAEREGGYALVRPLSDLSIPATLRDSLVARLDRLGRAKETAQVAAAIGREFTFELLRVVSPLEEAEVQEDLDKLVASELVYRKRRIKNPAYVFKHALVRDAAYESLLKRTCREVHLRIARALEERFPEIASERPDLLAHHHAAAEQRREAVGYGRKAGVAALQRSAYAEAIAAARQALGWIASSKEDDEQAGAAAAAAPAPELQGQPMTASERIQAELELHGVVTPALMASRGWGDDELKSALDRAQALLDLLGDSPRSIPTVWALITYHHARSHRAEAQSLAERALRLAERSSDVGNVVAVLPIYAQCLFFSGKHAEARACLDRALASYDPAVHRAHASTFGQDSKVYALALSGLQWWLLGYPERALVAGTAAVAFARELNDANSLGMALGYLLGVWHYRGEREPAREVAATLAAVAERHGLPQWGGLAAMFQGWIDGDPTVPRQLLSGFRAMGFDVAFPYWASIVAECEALTGDLDAAIARIDECLEKAEHDVELYYVSLLHNFKGELVLKRDPRALDAAERCFRDAIAVAQAQDVKMPELKAVTSLARVLRDRGRREEARVSLAPIYAWFKEGLDTPALVDAKALLEELGGAELR from the coding sequence ATGAGCGCGGTCTTCGGGGAGCGGTACCAGCTCGTCTCCGCGCTGGGCGAGGGCGGTTTCGGCACCGTCTTCAAGGCGCGGCAGCTCGCCACGGGGCAGCACGTGGCGATCAAGGTGCTGCGGCTCCCGAAGGAGAGCACGGCGCAGGCGCAGGAGAAGCGCATCGCCCGCTTCCACCGCGAGATGCAGCTCTGCGCGCAGCTGCACCACCCCAACATCGTCCGGCTCATGGACTCGGGGCACGCGGAGGGCTCCGTTGTCTTCTCGGTCTTCGAGTTCGTCCCCGGGAACAACCTCGCCGAGGTGCTCGAGAGGGAGGGCCAGCTCGATCCCGTCGAGACCCGGCACCTCATGATGCAGATCCTCGATGCGCTCGCGTGCGCGCACGCGCAGGGGGTGGTCCACCGCGATCTCAAGCCGGCGAACATCATGATCGTGCCCACCGGAGCCCGGAGGAACGCGCTCGTGCTCGACTTCGGCATCGGGGGGTTCACCCACGAGGCCCGCCACGAGAACGAGGCCCGGATCACCCTGACCGACGAGTCCGTGGGCACGCCCTCGTACGCCGCGCCGGAGCAGCTCCGCAACCAGCCCACAACGCCGCGCTCCGACTTCTACGCCTGGGGCCTCCTCTTCCTCGAGTGCCTCGCAGGCAAGCGCGTGATCGAGGGGGCGACGGTGGCCGAGGTCGTCTTCAAGCAGCTCTCCGCCGACCCGATCCCCATCCCGCCGGAGATCGCCGACCACCCCCTGGGCGACATCCTCCGCCGCGTGACCGCCAAGGATCCCGCGGCGCGCGACGTCACGGCGGCGTCGCTCCTCCGCGAGCTCGAGGCCTGCGACGTGTCCGGGCTTCGCCCGGACGCGCGCGACCGCCGCCTGGGCCGGGCGGCCCAGGACGCGGAGACGCCTGTGAGCCCGAGCGAGCCGGGGAGCGACGGGCGCCACCAGCGGCTCGTCCAGGGCGAGCGTCGGCAGATCACCGCGGTGTGCTGCATCCTCAGCGCCGTGGGCGTTGGGTCACGGGCCGCCGACCTGGAGGAGCTCGATCATGTCCTCGGCCTCCAGCAGGAGGCGTGCGCCGAGCTCGCACGCCGCTTCGGCGGCCATGTCGCCGGCGGGCTCGGCGACGCCGTGCTCTTCTATTTCGGCTACCCGAAGGCGCGCGAGGACGACGCCAGGCGCGCGGCCCGCGCGGCGCTCGCGATCGCATCCGAGGTCGCCCGTCGCAGCGCCGCGCTCGAGGCGGCCCGCAGGCTGCGCGTCGATGTCCGGATCGGCATTCACACAGGGCTCGTGGTCGCGCGCGAGCTGCGCGATCCCGCGTCCGCCGGTCTCGGTTACGTCGTTGGCACCACCCCGAAGCTGGCGTCCCGCCTCAGCCTCCTCGCCGAGCCGGGCGGCATTCTCGTCAGCAACGGCACCGAGCGGCTCCTCCGGAAGCAGCTCCTCCTTGAGGAGACCGGCATCCGCGTCACGGACGACTCCACGATGCCGGTCTCGGCCTTCGCGCTGCGCGACGGCGCCTCCTCCGCCGCGCTCCGGGAGGTGCCGCTCGTCGGCCGCGACCGGGAGATCGAGGCGCTGCTCGAACGCTGGGCACGGGCCTCGGATGGCGCCGGGCAGGCCGTGCTGATCAGCGGCGAGCCGGGGATCGGCAAATCCCGCCTCGCCCGGGCGCTCGAGGAGCGGATCGGCGCCCGCCCGCACGCCTGGATCGAGTGCCGCTGCACGCCCGACAGCGTGCACAGCGCGTTCTATCCCATCATCGAGCTGCTCGATCGCATGCTCGACCCGCGGCGCGAGGCGAAGCCCGAGGGCAAGGTGGACAGGCTCGAGGCCCTGCTCTCGCTCTATGGCTTCGAGCTACGCGAGGCGGTCCCGCTCTTCGCGTCCCTCCTCTCGCTCCCGCTGCCGAAGCGGTGGACGCCGCTCGACGTCTCGCCGCAGAGGAAGCGCGAGATGACGCGCAACGCGGTCCTCTCTCTGCTCTTCGAGATGGCCGAGAAAGAGCCCGTCGCGCTCCTGGTCGAGGACCTGCACTGGGGCGATCCGAGCACGGTGGAGCTGCTCGGTCAGCTCGTCAGCGAGATCGGATCGAGCCGGCTGCTCGCGATCTTCACCGCGCGGCAGGAGTTCGTTCACCCGTGGTCGCCCGGCTCGTTGCTCCAGATCCAGCTCGGCCGCTTCGGCAGGTCGGAGGTCGAGCGGATGACGGCGCAGATCACGGGCGGCCGGAGCTTGCCGGCGGAGGTGCTCGACCACATCACGCGCCGGACCGACGGCGTCCCGCTCTTCGTCGAGGAGTTGGTCCTGGCGATGATCGAGGCGGGCGCGCTCGCCGAGCGCGAGGGCGGCTACGCGCTGGTGCGGCCGCTCTCGGATCTCTCGATCCCCGCCACGCTGCGCGATTCGCTGGTGGCGCGCCTCGACCGGCTCGGCCGGGCCAAGGAGACCGCCCAGGTCGCGGCGGCGATCGGGCGGGAGTTCACGTTCGAGCTGCTCCGGGTCGTGAGCCCCCTCGAGGAGGCCGAGGTGCAGGAGGATCTCGACAAGCTCGTCGCCTCGGAGCTGGTGTACCGCAAGCGGCGGATCAAGAACCCAGCGTACGTCTTCAAGCACGCGCTGGTTCGAGACGCTGCGTACGAGTCGCTGCTCAAGCGCACGTGCCGCGAGGTGCACCTGCGCATCGCGAGGGCGCTCGAGGAGCGGTTCCCGGAGATCGCGAGCGAGCGGCCCGACCTCCTCGCGCACCACCACGCGGCCGCGGAGCAGCGGCGGGAAGCGGTCGGGTACGGGAGGAAGGCCGGGGTAGCCGCGCTCCAGCGCTCGGCGTACGCGGAGGCGATCGCGGCGGCCCGGCAGGCGCTCGGGTGGATCGCGTCATCGAAGGAAGACGACGAGCAGGCCGGGGCGGCCGCGGCGGCCGCGCCAGCGCCCGAGCTGCAAGGGCAGCCGATGACGGCGTCGGAGCGGATCCAGGCGGAGCTCGAGCTGCACGGCGTCGTCACGCCCGCGCTGATGGCCAGCCGGGGCTGGGGCGACGACGAGCTCAAGAGCGCCCTGGATCGCGCCCAGGCGCTGCTCGATCTCCTCGGAGACAGCCCTCGATCGATACCGACCGTGTGGGCTCTGATCACCTACCACCACGCCCGCTCGCACCGGGCGGAGGCGCAGTCGCTGGCCGAGCGTGCGCTGCGGCTCGCCGAGCGGTCCAGCGATGTGGGGAACGTGGTCGCGGTCCTGCCGATCTACGCGCAGTGCCTGTTCTTCTCGGGCAAGCACGCCGAGGCGAGGGCGTGCCTCGACCGCGCGCTCGCGAGCTACGATCCAGCCGTCCACCGCGCGCATGCCAGCACCTTCGGTCAGGACTCGAAGGTCTACGCGCTCGCCCTGTCGGGGCTGCAGTGGTGGCTGCTCGGCTACCCGGAGCGGGCGCTCGTGGCCGGCACGGCGGCGGTCGCGTTCGCCCGCGAGCTCAACGACGCGAACAGCCTCGGCATGGCGCTCGGCTACCTGCTCGGCGTCTGGCACTACCGCGGCGAGCGGGAGCCGGCGCGCGAGGTCGCCGCGACGCTCGCCGCCGTCGCAGAGCGGCACGGTCTGCCCCAGTGGGGAGGGCTCGCGGCCATGTTCCAGGGCTGGATCGACGGCGATCCGACGGTGCCTCGGCAGCTCCTCTCCGGGTTCCGGGCGATGGGCTTCGACGTCGCCTTCCCGTACTGGGCGTCGATCGTGGCCGAGTGCGAGGCGCTGACCGGCGACCTCGACGCGGCGATCGCGCGGATCGACGAGTGCCTCGAGAAGGCCGAGCACGACGTCGAGCTCTACTACGTATCCTTGCTCCACAACTTCAAAGGAGAGCTCGTCCTGAAGCGGGATCCGCGCGCCCTCGACGCGGCCGAGCGCTGCTTCCGGGACGCCATCGCCGTGGCGCAGGCGCAGGACGTGAAGATGCCGGAGCTCAAGGCGGTGACGTCGCTCGCGCGCGTCCTCCGGGACCGCGGGCGGCGCGAGGAGGCGCGCGTATCGCTGGCGCCGATCTACGCGTGGTTCAAGGAGGGGCTCGACACGCCGGCGCTGGTGGATGCCAAGGCGCTGCTGGAGGAGCTGGGCGGGGCCGAGCTTCGCTGA
- a CDS encoding BMA_0021/BMA_0022 family TOMM bacteriocin, whose translation MNDEHKKHPTKNPMHHVENFFGGGIAAEVNSDSSLDSWLSNERWRYVWLQTVARAWNDNEFREKLLENAREAIRLAFGFNLPAYLDLMVLEPPHPPAHEGGSAGAHAPMGWHQKGNSGSWSLPPTKVVMWLPPAPPDAEQAVALADYAHSGRTYPFSTC comes from the coding sequence GTGAACGACGAGCACAAGAAGCATCCGACCAAGAACCCGATGCATCACGTGGAGAACTTCTTCGGCGGCGGGATCGCCGCCGAGGTGAACAGCGACAGCAGCCTCGACTCGTGGCTGTCGAACGAGCGATGGAGGTACGTCTGGCTCCAGACGGTCGCGCGCGCATGGAACGATAATGAGTTCAGGGAGAAGCTCCTCGAGAACGCGCGAGAGGCCATCCGGCTGGCGTTCGGCTTCAACCTGCCCGCTTACCTGGACCTCATGGTGCTCGAGCCCCCGCATCCGCCGGCGCACGAGGGCGGGTCGGCGGGCGCTCACGCGCCCATGGGGTGGCATCAGAAAGGGAACTCCGGGAGCTGGAGTCTGCCGCCGACGAAGGTGGTCATGTGGCTCCCGCCGGCGCCGCCCGACGCGGAACAAGCCGTCGCCCTGGCCGATTACGCGCACTCGGGCCGGACCTACCCCTTCTCGACCTGCTGA
- a CDS encoding RiPP maturation radical SAM C-methyltransferase: MNALTLEPPVTERRAPPIALADVISTADALLIVPPFARLDLPHLGLHLLQACARRAGFEVAVLYAGMYLAREIGDAAYYAIAESATPHLLGERIFARAAYGVDLLGRRAEAALADLRLELGYGPRRCTVDRDLLRRLALHAEGWADRMAAALAEIGCPIVGCSTMFEQTAASIALLSRLKRLRPSTVTLLGGANCFDAMAGGIAALSGSIDYVFSGESEAAFPAFLAGARPSGRIVEGAPCMDLDGLPTPDYADFYRQRRACLGDGPAERDGLLLSVESSRGCWWGQKHHCTFCGVAVMRYREKSPDRVIEELRELLSAHPSRRIHFTDDIMPHTYFRTLIPRLGDELPGLTIFYEQKANITLERLIALRRAGVSIIQPGIEALSSSLLARMDKGLLARQNVALLRYARALRVNLVWGLLHGFPGDGRDDYDHYLALLPLLRHLEPPRDLLPLALFRFSPYGRWPERHGIANFRPAAAYADVLPDGADAGRLAYQFEGDFDSIISQDPELCAAIRAEIRGWNADWIERAPRLPELSIQGFGPDMYLLTDTRGLPGAPEVQLLPVRQAAAVLVGRPLDGRGELAEEQRWAVANRYAVELDGWHVPLATAPGDVLARFEREHGAAAGARGAAMDPGQRTGLVTPAALSRRARATAGR; the protein is encoded by the coding sequence ATGAATGCCCTCACGCTCGAGCCGCCTGTCACGGAACGCCGCGCGCCCCCGATCGCGCTGGCGGACGTGATCTCGACGGCGGACGCCTTGCTCATCGTGCCCCCGTTCGCGCGTCTCGACCTCCCGCACCTCGGGCTGCACCTCCTCCAGGCGTGCGCGAGGCGGGCCGGGTTCGAGGTCGCGGTGCTGTATGCCGGCATGTACCTCGCCCGCGAGATCGGCGACGCCGCTTATTACGCCATCGCAGAGAGCGCCACGCCCCACCTGCTGGGAGAGCGCATCTTCGCCCGCGCCGCCTACGGGGTCGACCTCCTCGGCCGGCGCGCCGAGGCCGCGCTCGCGGACCTCCGCCTGGAGCTCGGGTACGGCCCTCGCCGGTGCACCGTGGACCGCGATCTCCTGCGCCGCCTCGCCCTGCACGCCGAGGGGTGGGCAGACCGGATGGCCGCGGCGCTCGCCGAGATCGGATGTCCCATCGTGGGGTGTTCCACGATGTTCGAGCAGACGGCGGCGAGCATCGCCCTCCTCTCGCGGCTGAAGCGGCTCCGGCCGTCGACGGTGACGCTGCTCGGCGGCGCCAACTGCTTCGACGCCATGGCCGGAGGGATCGCCGCGCTCTCCGGATCCATCGACTACGTGTTCTCCGGGGAGAGCGAGGCCGCGTTCCCTGCCTTCCTCGCGGGTGCCCGGCCGAGCGGCCGTATCGTCGAGGGCGCGCCGTGCATGGACCTCGACGGGCTGCCGACGCCGGATTACGCCGACTTCTATCGCCAGCGGCGCGCCTGCCTGGGCGACGGCCCGGCCGAGCGCGACGGCCTGCTGCTCTCGGTTGAGAGCAGCAGGGGCTGCTGGTGGGGGCAAAAGCACCACTGCACCTTCTGCGGTGTCGCCGTCATGCGGTACCGCGAGAAGTCGCCCGATCGCGTGATCGAGGAGCTGAGGGAGCTGCTTTCTGCGCACCCGTCGCGGCGCATCCACTTCACGGACGACATCATGCCGCACACGTACTTCAGGACGCTGATACCGCGCCTCGGCGATGAGCTCCCGGGGCTCACGATCTTCTACGAGCAGAAGGCGAACATCACGCTGGAGCGGCTGATCGCGCTCCGGCGGGCGGGCGTCTCGATCATCCAGCCTGGCATCGAGGCGCTGTCCTCGTCGCTGCTCGCGCGCATGGACAAGGGGCTCCTCGCGCGCCAGAACGTCGCGCTCCTGCGTTACGCGCGCGCGCTCCGGGTCAACCTCGTCTGGGGCCTGCTCCACGGGTTCCCCGGAGACGGCCGCGATGACTACGACCACTACCTGGCGCTGCTGCCGCTCCTGCGCCACCTCGAACCGCCGCGCGACCTCCTCCCGCTCGCGCTGTTCCGGTTCAGCCCTTACGGCAGGTGGCCCGAGCGCCACGGGATCGCGAACTTCCGCCCGGCTGCGGCGTACGCCGACGTCCTGCCCGACGGCGCCGACGCAGGGCGGCTGGCCTACCAGTTCGAGGGGGATTTCGACAGCATCATCAGCCAGGACCCGGAGCTCTGCGCGGCCATCCGCGCGGAGATCCGGGGCTGGAACGCGGACTGGATCGAGAGGGCTCCTCGCCTGCCGGAGCTGTCGATTCAAGGGTTCGGGCCGGACATGTACCTGCTGACGGACACCCGCGGCCTCCCGGGCGCGCCGGAGGTGCAGCTGCTCCCGGTCCGACAGGCCGCGGCCGTGCTCGTGGGGCGCCCGCTGGACGGCCGCGGCGAGCTGGCCGAGGAGCAGCGCTGGGCCGTTGCCAACCGGTACGCCGTGGAGCTGGATGGGTGGCACGTCCCCCTGGCGACGGCGCCCGGCGACGTGCTGGCGCGGTTCGAGCGAGAGCACGGCGCCGCCGCCGGGGCCCGCGGCGCTGCGATGGACCCCGGGCAGCGCACGGGCCTCGTGACGCCCGCGGCGCTGTCGCGGCGAGCCCGCGCGACGGCGGGGCGCTGA
- a CDS encoding TOMM precursor leader peptide-binding protein gives MLNRVLRLKEHLRLQLLDDERAFVIGEREQFMLHGRAYALAARLADGRRTVAQIIDALDGQRAQAEVLYALTILEQRGYLIAAAEGGLPEGAAFWRAQGVDPARAAERLAATPVAVHAAGGAEAGPLVEALCDAGVRVDAEAEVEIVVTRDYLHRDIERWNRRALDRKARWALVKPTGTLLWVGPMFGPGGGPCWACVAHRLRENRPVEVYLERRSGVPGPLTAPRAELPSSVRAGAHFASITLARWIADGGAGRIDEHLLTLELPRFACVERPVTRRPQCPVCGDGEMVRRRALSPVVLQSRPKRFTDDGGHRVAPPEDTLARIERHVDALTGAIASAGPIPGRDHPLRPVHGAAYRVCPAGDAPSFDDFHRTSMGKGRTAAQARASALSEAIERYSALFQGDEARVRARFVDLGDAAVHPDALQNYSPAQLRARDATNAGVSDEKRLVPLPFDERAEIDWTPVWSLTHERRRWVPTAYCYQHVPTPPGERFCYVNPNGHAAGNCVEEAVLQAFFELVERDSVALWWYNRARRPAVDLDSFDEPYFRTLSAHYASLGHRIWVLDLTTDLRIPAFAAVSRAADTGRFCVGFGCHFDARLGVQRALTELNQLFDPARSHAAPWEQDALGDGALLLPDATAARRRVDFLQTHHGDLRDDVRACVERAAGAGLETLVLDQTRPDLGLVAVKVVVPGLRHFWPRFGPGRLYDVPVALGWVAAPLAEPELNPVPLYL, from the coding sequence ATGCTGAACAGGGTCCTCCGGCTCAAAGAGCACCTCCGCCTCCAGCTGCTCGACGACGAGCGTGCCTTCGTCATCGGCGAGCGCGAGCAGTTCATGTTGCATGGGCGCGCCTATGCGCTGGCAGCGCGCCTCGCCGACGGGCGCCGCACCGTCGCGCAGATCATCGACGCGCTCGACGGGCAGAGGGCGCAGGCGGAGGTCCTTTACGCGCTGACGATCCTCGAGCAGCGAGGGTATCTCATCGCGGCAGCAGAGGGGGGCTTGCCCGAGGGCGCAGCCTTCTGGCGCGCGCAGGGCGTCGACCCAGCTCGCGCGGCCGAGCGGCTCGCCGCGACGCCGGTCGCGGTCCACGCGGCCGGCGGAGCGGAGGCCGGGCCGCTCGTCGAGGCCCTCTGCGACGCCGGCGTGCGGGTGGATGCCGAGGCCGAGGTGGAGATCGTCGTCACGCGCGACTACCTGCACCGCGATATCGAGCGCTGGAATCGCCGGGCGCTCGACAGGAAGGCGCGGTGGGCGCTCGTCAAGCCGACGGGCACCCTCCTCTGGGTGGGCCCCATGTTCGGCCCCGGCGGCGGGCCTTGCTGGGCGTGCGTCGCGCACCGCCTCCGGGAGAACCGCCCCGTGGAGGTCTACCTGGAGCGGCGCAGCGGCGTCCCCGGCCCGCTGACGGCGCCGCGGGCGGAGCTGCCCTCGAGCGTGCGCGCCGGCGCCCATTTCGCCAGCATCACCCTGGCGCGCTGGATCGCGGACGGCGGCGCCGGTCGCATCGACGAGCACCTCTTGACCCTGGAGCTGCCGCGCTTCGCGTGCGTGGAGCGCCCGGTGACGCGGCGTCCGCAGTGTCCCGTGTGCGGCGACGGAGAGATGGTGAGGCGACGTGCCCTGTCGCCGGTCGTCCTGCAGAGCCGCCCGAAGCGCTTCACCGACGACGGCGGCCACCGCGTCGCCCCGCCGGAGGACACGCTGGCGCGGATAGAGCGCCACGTCGACGCGCTCACCGGGGCCATCGCCAGCGCCGGGCCCATCCCCGGGCGCGATCACCCGCTGCGGCCGGTGCACGGCGCCGCGTACCGCGTCTGTCCCGCCGGCGATGCTCCCTCGTTCGACGACTTCCACCGGACGAGCATGGGCAAGGGGCGCACCGCCGCACAGGCGCGCGCCAGCGCGCTCAGCGAGGCGATCGAGCGCTACAGCGCCCTCTTCCAGGGGGACGAGGCCCGCGTGCGCGCGCGCTTCGTCGACCTCGGGGACGCGGCGGTCCACCCGGACGCCCTCCAGAACTACAGCCCGGCGCAGCTCCGGGCGCGCGACGCGACGAACGCCGGCGTCAGCGACGAGAAGCGGCTGGTCCCGCTGCCCTTCGACGAGCGGGCAGAGATCGACTGGACTCCCGTCTGGTCGCTCACGCACGAGCGGCGGCGGTGGGTGCCGACAGCTTACTGCTATCAGCACGTGCCGACGCCGCCCGGGGAGCGCTTCTGTTATGTGAACCCCAACGGACACGCCGCCGGAAATTGCGTGGAGGAGGCCGTTCTCCAGGCGTTCTTCGAGCTCGTGGAGCGGGATTCGGTCGCCCTCTGGTGGTACAACCGCGCCCGCCGTCCGGCCGTCGATCTCGACAGCTTCGACGAGCCTTATTTCAGGACGCTCTCGGCCCACTATGCTTCCCTGGGCCATCGGATCTGGGTGCTCGACCTCACGACCGATCTCCGGATCCCGGCGTTTGCCGCGGTGTCGCGGGCCGCCGACACAGGCCGGTTCTGCGTCGGCTTCGGCTGCCATTTCGACGCCCGCCTCGGCGTCCAGCGAGCGCTCACGGAGCTCAATCAGCTCTTCGATCCGGCGCGCAGCCACGCCGCGCCATGGGAGCAAGACGCGCTCGGCGACGGCGCCCTCCTGCTCCCCGACGCCACGGCGGCGCGGCGGCGCGTGGACTTCCTTCAAACCCATCACGGCGACCTGAGGGACGACGTGCGCGCCTGCGTCGAGCGCGCCGCCGGCGCCGGGCTCGAGACGCTGGTGCTCGACCAGACGCGCCCTGATCTCGGCCTCGTCGCCGTGAAGGTCGTCGTGCCGGGCCTGCGTCATTTCTGGCCGCGCTTCGGGCCGGGTCGGCTCTACGACGTCCCGGTCGCGCTCGGGTGGGTGGCGGCGCCGCTCGCGGAGCCCGAGCTCAACCCGGTGCCCCTCTACCTCTAG